From the Deltaproteobacteria bacterium genome, the window GCTTGCGCGGCGAGGACGAAGCCGTTGCCTAAACTTTCCGGGCCGGGCAAGCGTTGGCGCGCTTCTTCGGGCGCGTCTTCCGTTGCGATCGCTTGCTTGGGGCTGAAGGCAACGATGCAGATGTTCCACTCGCGTTCTTCTTCGGCCATGAATTTGGTGAAGGTGCGAATGGCGTCTTTGCTGACGACATAAGGCGATGCGCCGTGATTTTCCGGCCGGCCGCCGCCCCAGAGATTGACGATGTTGCCCGAGCGGCGTTCTTCCATGAATGGCACGACGTACTTCGAGCAAAGAAACGTGCCGCCGAGGTTGGTTTGAATTACGCTGTTCCAGAAGTCGTAACTTAAATTGCGCACCCGCGGCCAGCGGGGAATGCCCCAATTGAAATGCGGCACGATGCCGGCGTCGTTGATCAGTGCGTCGATCTGGCCGAAGCGGTCGGCGACTTTGTAAACTAATTGACGCACGTCTTTTTCGTCGCGCACGTCGGTGGGAACAGCGATGGCCTCGGCGCCGAGTTTCTGCACTTCGCCCAAGGTTTTATGCAGACGTTCGGCGTCGGCGTCGGCGAGCACGATCTTCGCGCCGGCCTTGGCTAGCGTATGCGACGCATGGCGGCCGATGCCCTTGGCCGCGCCGGTGACGATAACAACTTTTCCTTGCATGAAATTGATCCTCCTAAACTTTAATTTTCCAATTATGAAGCGAAACTCGAATCTTGCGCCACGCGCTTATTTCGCTTTCTAGTCGGCTTTAAACCCGATGTCTTTATGGGAACCCTGGCAGAAGGGGACGTTTTTAAACGCGGTTATTTTCACCTCTGCAATGATGTTCTCCTTGTCGTAATTGCAAACGTTGCTAAATGTTTTTCTATTTATCGCGCCAGGTGTGAATCGGCTGCCAACCGAGCAGCTCTTTCGCGCGCGCGTTGGCGTAAACTCCCTTGCTGCCGGTTAAACCGCGGGCTCTGTCGCCGATGGCCGGCCGGACACGCGGGTAAAGATCGCATAACGGTTCGGCCAGCGTGCTGTCGTCGGCGACGACAAACATGACGGTGCCGCCCGGCACTGGCCGCTCCACCGCCAAGCGAAACGCCACGGCGAGATCGCGCGCGTCGATGTAACTGTAGGCTTGAAAGCCCGCCGGCTTTCGGCCACCGGCTTTTTTCATTTCTTCGAGTTCCTCGGGCGCTACCACTCCGCTCGGCCGCAGGCTGACCGTTTCGAGCCCCTTCCGCGCATAGGACCGCGCGATGGTCTCGCCGATTTCCTTTGAAAGACCATAAGCGTCTTCGGGCCGCAGCGGATGCGCTTCGTCGATGGGCAAGTAGTCCGGCATGAACTTTTCACTATAGCTCCAGCCGACAATCGCGTTGCTGCTCGCCGACACGACACGCTTTACGCCCAGGCGAAAGGCGGCGTGATGGGCGTTGAAAGTCCCGATGACGTTGGTCCGATAAACCACTGGGGTTGTCGCGATATTGGGACTATGAACCGCCGCCAGATGAATCACCGCGTGGTTGCCGGCCATCGCTTCCATTACTTGGCCAAGATCCTCAATGTCGCCGATCAAATATTTCACCGGGTCGCGTTCTGGGCCCGGGATTCGGTCGAGCACCGTCACGTCATGCCCCGAGTTGACCAACTCTTGGACGACGAAACGACCCACTTTGCCTTGTCCGCCGGTAACGAGGATTTTCATGAGTTTGCTCTAAATGGTTCGACGACGAACCTCACAAACTATATAACGCCCGGGAGTTGGCGCTGACGATTTTCGCGGCGATCGCTGGATTCAACCGCGGATCGTTGCAGATGCCGTCGAGCGCGGCGAGCTCGGTTGCGCTATCGGCGTGTCCATAGTCGGTGCCGACCACCAGGTTATCGTCGCCGGCGGCTTGAATGATGTAAGGAAGATCGTCTCTGGTTTCGCAGCCGACGTAGAACCGGCTTTCGCGCAGTAAATTTTTCGTGTGCAACTCGCGCCCCTGCAGATGGTACCGCTTGGCTAAATCGGTTAGCACATAGGGCAACCATTGCGCGCTAACTTCGAGGAAGGCAATTTTAAGCTTGGGAAAACGTTCGGGGATTTTGTCGGCGATCAGATTGTGAAACGCGCCGACGATCACCAGCTTAAATTTGGCAAAGCCGATGGTTTCGTATTTGTAGTAGTCGAACAACGCCGTGCTGCCAGTGGCCGAGTGGATGCATATCGGCAGATCGAGACGACTCGCGGCGTCGTAGAGCGGGAAGAAATAACTATCGCTCAACAACTTCTCGCACTCCGAGCCGCGCAGAAAGATGCCCACCGCGCCGTTTTCCTTGGCGAACTTCGCTTCCTCAAAAACCTTATCCATGCTGAATAGCGGCAACACCGCCACCCATCGCAAACGCTCCTTCGCCTGCTTCCAGATATCTGCCATCCAGCGGTTGTAGCTGCGGCAAAGCGCCAGTTCGATCTCCGGCCGCTGTGTCAGCGGAATAATAAATATGGTCGGGAAAATCACTTGGATGTCGATGCCCAGCTCATCCATATGCTTGAGCCGCGCAGCGGGGTCGCTTAATTCGCGTGAGGCCATCGGCGTATTCTTGCCGACGTTACGCGACTTAAGCCGCAGGGTGCCGTCCACCAGCCAGTATTCGTCGTTCGACGAACCGTCGGTAGAGCCGACAACCTGCGGCCGGTATTTGCGCTCGCCACCTTCCATGTATTGCCAAGTTTGCGTGGTTTCCAGCACATGGGCATCGGCGTCAATTTTGATCATGGGACTTCATCTCCAGCGGATGTTTGGCTTGACTTAGCTGTCATAACACCGGGCTAAGCGATGCGTCAATGAATCGATCCTTGACAGCGCCCGGCTCTGTGATAGGTAGCAAACATCTTTTCCCGCAACGATCTGCGGTCAGCACAAATTAATTGGCTGCTGGGTGGACGATATAATATGCGACGATTCGAGTTAACCGAGCCGCGCACGCTAGAAGAAGCGTGTTTGCTGCTGAGCGATGACGCCGATGCCAAGGCGATGGCCGGCGGCACCGCGCTGCTGACGCTCATAAAACATGGCCTTTTCATTCCTAAAACTGTCGTCAATCTAAACAAAATCCAGACCGCGAGCGCCATCGACTACGACGCGAAACGGGGCCTCCGCATCGGCGCGTTAACGAGCATTTTTGATGTCGAATCCTCTCCCGTTGTGCGTCAATACTATCCGGTGCTGGCGCAGGCATGCCACCTGGTGGCCAACATTCGGATTCGCAACATGGCCACCATCGGCGGCAATCTGGCCCATGGCGACTATCAGTCCGATCCGCCCACGGCGCTGGTGGCGCTGGACGCCAGCGTGGAATTGATGCAGCGCAACGGCACGCGCCAGATGAAGCTGTCGGAGTTTTTGCTGGGAAGCTACGAGACTGCGCTAGAGCCGGGAGAGTTGCTATCGGCGGTGCTGGTCCCGCCGCCGGACGAATGGCGCGGCACTTACATCAAATTTACCACTGGCTCTTCCGAGGAGCGGCCGTGCGCCGGAGTCGCCGCGCTGGCGCGCATGGAACACGGTATCTGTCGCGATCTTCGCTTGGTCGTGGGTGCGGTTTCGCCCCGTCCGGTTCGGCTGCACGGGGCCGAAGAGTTGGCGCGTGGTAAAGATCTCACGCAGTCGGTTTTGCAAGAGCTCGGCGCCGAAGCGAGCCGGATGGTGGATCCCATTGACGACTTGCGCGGTCCGGCCAAATACAAGCGTCAACTGGTCGATGTTCTCGTGCGCCGCGCGGTTGCGGCGGCGATGCAGAAATAACAGGAGCCTGGAGCATGGCATTGGTGGGTAGCGACGTGGCAATGGTGGGCGGAATCGCCAAAGTAACCGGGGCGGTCAATTACGCCCCTGACCTCCTGTTAGCGCGCATGCTGTTCGCCAAAGCGTTGCGCAGCCCCTTCCCCCACGCCAACATCCTTCGCATTGACACGACCAAAGCCGAAAAACTCCCCGGTGTCGTCGCGGTCGTAACCCGCGATGATCTGAGCGGACTCAATCCCTACTTTGGGCCGGTCGTCGACGATCAGCCGGTGGTCGCGACCGAGCGCGTGCGCCATGTTGGTGAAGTGGTCGCTCTGGTAGCTGCCGAGTCGCGTGAGATCGCTGAAGAAGCGCTAGACTTAATCGACGTCGAGTACCAGGAATTGCCGGCAGTCTTCGATCTCATGGAAGCGGTCAAACCCGGTGCGCCGGTGCTTCATGCGCAGCGCAAAGAAACCACCGCCGGGGTGCATCGAGAGGAGTTCAACTTTCAGGTCGGCGGCAATGTTTGCAGCGTCTACCATGTCGAAGACGGCGATATCAAAACGGGATTCGCCGAGGCCGACGAGATTCTAGAAAACACTTACACTTTACCGCCGGTGCAGCACGGCCACATCGAGCCCCACGCCGCGACGGCCTACTGGGAACCGAGCGGTAAGCTGGTGCTCCATTCCGCGACTCAAAACCCTTCTGGCGTACAGGAGCAGCTGGCGCAGATTTTCAAGTTGCCGGAAAACCAAGTGCGCGTCATCGTGCCACTCGTAGGCGGCGGCTACGGCGGTAAAACCCATGCGCGTTTGGAGCCTGCGCTGGCGCTGCTCGCGCGCAAAGCGCGCCGCCCCGTGCAGTGGGTGCTGACGCGCGACGAAGTATTTCTCACCGGCAGGCGCTACGGCGCGGTAGTCAAGATTAAAACCGGCTTCAAACGCGATGGTCGCATCGTCGCGCGCCAGGTCGAAGCGTTCTATGAGA encodes:
- a CDS encoding NAD(P)-dependent oxidoreductase, coding for MKILVTGGQGKVGRFVVQELVNSGHDVTVLDRIPGPERDPVKYLIGDIEDLGQVMEAMAGNHAVIHLAAVHSPNIATTPVVYRTNVIGTFNAHHAAFRLGVKRVVSASSNAIVGWSYSEKFMPDYLPIDEAHPLRPEDAYGLSKEIGETIARSYARKGLETVSLRPSGVVAPEELEEMKKAGGRKPAGFQAYSYIDARDLAVAFRLAVERPVPGGTVMFVVADDSTLAEPLCDLYPRVRPAIGDRARGLTGSKGVYANARAKELLGWQPIHTWRDK
- a CDS encoding amidohydrolase, with translation MIKIDADAHVLETTQTWQYMEGGERKYRPQVVGSTDGSSNDEYWLVDGTLRLKSRNVGKNTPMASRELSDPAARLKHMDELGIDIQVIFPTIFIIPLTQRPEIELALCRSYNRWMADIWKQAKERLRWVAVLPLFSMDKVFEEAKFAKENGAVGIFLRGSECEKLLSDSYFFPLYDAASRLDLPICIHSATGSTALFDYYKYETIGFAKFKLVIVGAFHNLIADKIPERFPKLKIAFLEVSAQWLPYVLTDLAKRYHLQGRELHTKNLLRESRFYVGCETRDDLPYIIQAAGDDNLVVGTDYGHADSATELAALDGICNDPRLNPAIAAKIVSANSRALYSL
- a CDS encoding SDR family NAD(P)-dependent oxidoreductase — encoded protein: MQGKVVIVTGAAKGIGRHASHTLAKAGAKIVLADADAERLHKTLGEVQKLGAEAIAVPTDVRDEKDVRQLVYKVADRFGQIDALINDAGIVPHFNWGIPRWPRVRNLSYDFWNSVIQTNLGGTFLCSKYVVPFMEERRSGNIVNLWGGGRPENHGASPYVVSKDAIRTFTKFMAEEEREWNICIVAFSPKQAIATEDAPEEARQRLPGPESLGNGFVLAAQAGMEMTGKTVEHRDGLLVAAD
- a CDS encoding xanthine dehydrogenase family protein subunit M; this encodes MRRFELTEPRTLEEACLLLSDDADAKAMAGGTALLTLIKHGLFIPKTVVNLNKIQTASAIDYDAKRGLRIGALTSIFDVESSPVVRQYYPVLAQACHLVANIRIRNMATIGGNLAHGDYQSDPPTALVALDASVELMQRNGTRQMKLSEFLLGSYETALEPGELLSAVLVPPPDEWRGTYIKFTTGSSEERPCAGVAALARMEHGICRDLRLVVGAVSPRPVRLHGAEELARGKDLTQSVLQELGAEASRMVDPIDDLRGPAKYKRQLVDVLVRRAVAAAMQK